From Microbacterium sp. CGR2:
CGAGGTCGGCATCGGTCACATGCGAGTGGTCGGCCTTCGTCGAGATCTGGAGATCTGCGGCATCGAAACGCGGGAAGGACTGCGCGTCGGCGGCGTCCGCGAGCCGGAGAGCGAGCTCGAGATCGTTGCGCAGGTCGTCGGCGCTGGGGGAGGCGGTCACGCTCTCAGAATAGTCGGCAGAACGGTGGCTCCCGAGGGACGTTTGGCCACTCTCGGGGTCTTCCCGTGGACAGCTGCACGTCCGCCCGCCTCGATTTCGCATGGAGCCCACGGACTGGTAATGTAATTCCTCGGTCGGGGTCATCCCGGGCCACGCACCTCTAGCTCAATCGGCAGAGCAACTGACTCTTAATCAGTGGGTTCTCGGTTCAAGTCCGAGGGGGTGCACGAAAAACCCCTGATCTCTCGCCAGATTCGGGGGTTTTTCGCTTTCTGGGCGAGACGCATATTCAGGATTTGGTCAGGATGCGTTCCGACTGGTCAGGATTTGTCCTGACTCTTCCGGCCCTTTCGGAGGGCTCGATCTCGGGCCTTCGTCATCTTCTCCGTGACCTCATCCATGCGGTCCGGGAAGAGCTTGGCGTACGTGTTCAGGGTCTCCTTGGCGTCGGCGTGGCCCAACATCTTCTGGACCATGAGCACGTCGGCACCGGCTGCGATGGCGAGTGACGCTGCGGTATGACGTAGCCCCTTCGGGGTGAGCCCAGCCGGGGTCTTCGCCGCCTCGGTCGCTCTCTTCCATTGTCGGTTGCGCCAGTTCCCTGGGCTCTCGTGATTGCCCTCTCGATTCACGAACAACGGGGCCGTCTTCGGGCGCTTGCCGATCTGGGCGCGGAGGTCATCCACGAGGTGCGGCGGGATCGGCACCTCACGGTTGCCGCTGCTGGTCTTCGGGCTGGTCCCGATGATCGGCTTCGCGGAGCCGTTGACCGTCCACGTCTTCGAGATCGAGAGACGACGTCGAGTGAGATCTACATCTCCCACGTCGAGCGCGAACGCCTCGCCCGGACGCAAGCCGATGTTCCCCATGATGCCGACGAGTAGTGCATCCTGCGCGGTCGCGGTCGCCCGCATGGCCTCGATCAGCTTCTCCAACTGGGCGTAGGTGAGGAAGATCACCGGCTCCGACTCTGTGCGCGGAGTCTCAACTCCCGATGCCGGATTGCGTCTGATCCATCCCTCTTGGACGGCGAACCTCAGGGCGGCGATGAACGGCACCAGTACCGCCTTGGTGGTTCTCGGTGCCAGCGGCCCCTGTGCGCCTTCCATGCCCTGTCTGCGGGCCGCGGAGCCGTCCTGGAGGGCGGAGACCCACATGTCGATGTCGGTGCGCTTGACGGCGCTCAGGCGAGTCTTCCCCCAGCGCGGCAAGACGTAGTTGTCGATGCGGGCGCGGTAGGTGCCCCGGCTCGCCTCGCCCGGATTCTTCTTCGAGTTCATCCAGGCTTCGACGGCGTCGGCCACGGTCATCGCGGCGATCTCGGGGCTTGTGTAGCTGTTCTCCCTCAGCGAGTTCTCCATGAACGTCTGGTGCGCCTCGGCCTCGGGCTTCTTCCTGAAGCTCTGAGAGCGCTCACGGTTCGTGTCGGGGTCGATCCACACGACACGCCATCGAAGGCCGGGGCCGGTCTTCGCGCCCTTCCATCGATCCGCGATCCACACTTTGGTGCTGCTCATCCTTGTTCGTTCCCTCTCGGTGCGCGTATCACGAGTATGACGAACGATAACGCCAGCTCCCGACTACTCACGCCGCGCGACGCCTCTCGATACCTGGGGCGATCCGTTGCTGCCCTGGCCCAGCTCCGGTATCGGGGCACCGGCCCTCGGTTCATTCATGCTGGGGGCCGCGTCCGCTATCGGCAGTCCGATATCGATGTGTGGCTCCAGGCAGGCGAGCGCGATGCGACGTGATCCGGGGACCTGGGATCTTGACGAGATGATCGCGTCCGGCCAGATCGAGGGCGATGCCGTTGCCGCACAGAGGCGTCTGGACAAGGCCAGGCTGGAGCGCGATTTCTTCTACGCGCTTCAGCACGACGTCGAGCTGGTGATCGAGATCGCGGAGGCATCCGGCAAGGCTGCCGCGAAGGAAGAGCGACGGGAAGCTGCGCGGGCTGCGAAGGCCCAGGACGCTGCTCTTGGGGCTTTGAGGAGGACCTAGCGGTACCGGTCGTGCTGCGGGATCTCTTCGATGATCTCGACCGCGTTGCCCCACACCCAGCACCGGAACGTCTGCTCGGTCCCGTGGAACTCGATCCCGACTGCGAGCGGCGTCGAGCGCATGATCTTGGCATCCACGCGGACGGCCTCAGCTCCGAACCGCACCCACGCCCGCACTCGTCGCTGGAGGGCATGAGGGTAGACCGTGACGGGGTGCTCGCGTAGAGCGAGTTCCCGATCAGAGAGCGACTGGAGAGGGCCGCGCTTGGCTGCGGCAGTGACGGACGCCCGCGCACTGCGTACGTAGTTCGACGCTTTCAGCCGGTCGCTCGCACCCATCCCCGCACCTCGATCTCCGAGAGATCGAGGATATCAAGAGTCGAACATACGTTCGAGACGTAGATCTAGGGAGACTCTCCAGCTCGCGAGCCGTCGTCGCGGTGATCGGGGTCTTCGTCATCGAGGACTCGAACGTCCGTTACCACCACCGCCCCCACATCGTTGCCAGCGCGATTTGTCATGCGCGCAAAGTGGACGGGTTCTAGTCCGCCGCCATCGAGTCCGCTCACTCGGAGGTACTCCTGTCTCAGCTGATCCAGTTCGGTCAGCTCAGCCTCGTGGACGTCCTCGAACTGGTCGAACAGCCAGCCGTAGTAGTCCTCGCGCAACGCGGCGTACTCTGTGACGGCCTCGGTAATGACGATGGACTCTTTGCCACTCAGGTACTCCTTGGCCCCCGCCGTGAACCTCTCGTTCGTGAGCATCGCTGCACTATTCAGCTTGGCGCTTCGGGTTAGGTGACCGTCTTGTACTCGTACCTCGAACTCCAGCGGCGGTGCAGACTGGTGAACAATGACATTCCTCAGATCCTTGATGAACCGCCCTACCGGTGCGGTCACGAGGGGAGCCCTTCGCTGCTCGTCCTGGAGCGCGAACTCCGTATCCTTGTACTTCGACATCAGAGCGCGGCAATGGTCGATGAGCGTCGCGTTCATGGACGTGTAGTTCGCCAGAAGAAGGAATGCCGTCAGCCAGAATTCGCCCATGCCGCCTCGGGCTCCGTCCGGCTGCGCGAGACGCGCTACCTTCTGCTCGGCGTCTGGTCCATTGAAATCCACGTAGCGCAGCAGCGAGTGCTCGTTGATGTTGAGCGCCGTGTGAACCATCTCTAGGGTGTTCCAGCGACGACGCGCCTGTTCGCCAGGATGATCCTGGATGCGGTCGTATATCTGGCTTGCTTCTCGGGCGCGTCCGTGGCGCTCGCGGTCGGTTTCGGTCACGGAGTCACGCTCGGCAGGATGCGGCGGTTTCGGCGTACCTCGTCGGCATCCACGAACCTCCACACGAGCACGACGTCGGGACGGCTCAGGGAGTACCGCTCTCCGACGAGCACGCCGAGTGAGTCTCCTGCATAGATCGTCCGCGGGAAGTCCTCACGGAATCTCAGCAAGCCCGCTTTCTTGGCGGGGTCTGCCTCCACCGCCGTCACGATGACGTCGCGTGTGGAGTCGTTCCGGATCGTGAAGAGGTCGCCGCTCACGTGCTCGGCGTCGCCCCATGGGGGTGCGTTGTCGTCGCGACTGTTCCGGCTCTCAGCTCGGCGTGCGCGGCGCTCTGCGAGGATGCCGAATACGAGACCGGCGATGCCGATCAGCCACGGGACCCACTCCCACACTGCCGCGCCGATCTTCTCCCAGTCCATGCCGTTACTCGGCGGTGAGGTCGTCGTGGCGGGGACCGTAGTCCGGGGGTTCGCCGTTCTCGCCCCCGACCGGCTTGCCGTCCGGGCGCTTCAGCGGGACGTGACAGGTCTGACAGATGATCCAGTCGTCGTCCTCGTCCTCGCTCGGGAGATGATGGCCGCGGGCCAGGCATTTGGCCGCGTTGGCGTCGCTGCCCTCGCGGAAACTGAGCATCATCCGGATGGTGTCGGCGTCGTTCACGAAGTAGCCGCCATCGCGCCGCACCCAAAGTCCGGCAGTCTCCAGCTCGACCGCCGTCAGCGTCGTCTCTGCGGCAATGGACTGTAGGTAGTCGTCTGGGATGAATCCCGGGGTGCCGCGTTGGAAGCTCTCGGTGATCGCGAAGTGGTGGAGCTGGAACGCGGGCATGCTCAGCGCCGGAAGCCCCTCAGCCTGGAGGAAGGTCTCGCGGTCGTCGTCATCGTCCATGGGTACAGCGTGGCAGACGCGACCGTAGCGCGAGAAGATCGGCTAGTCGGCCAGGGCTCGATAGACCGATGCGCGCGAGATCCCCGTCAGCTTCACGATCTCGGCCACCGTGCGCCCCTTGGCCTTGTGCTGCCGAATCTTCCTGACATTCTCGGCTGTCATCGCCGAGATCGGTCGGCCCGCGATCTGCTCGCCATCCTTGGCGCGAGCTGCACGAGCTGCACGTGCCTCTGCGACGCGCTCGGCGTTCATCGAGCGCTCCCACTCGGCCACGTGGGTCATGACGGCCCGCACGAGCTTGCCCGTGGGGCCGGTGAAGTCTTCGCCCGGCTTCAAGCTCTTGACGATGATGTCGCGCTCTTCGAGATCGGCCAGGGTCGAGAGCACGTGCAGCGCGGAGCGGCCCAGGCGATCCATGCTCGCGACGGTGATCGTGTCGCCGGGGCGGACGCGGGAGAGGAGATCGTCCAGCCCGGGTCGAGACTGTCGAGCACCGCTGATCTTGTCCTCGAAGATGTCGGCTCGGTCGATCCCGGCCTCGGTCAGGCGGTCGAGCTGGCGGTCATTTGTCTGCGAGGTGGTCGAGACTCTTGCGTAGCCGAAGCTCTTCGAGGTGGTCATGTCTCAACTGTAAACCGTACGGGGTATCTGAGACAAGTAGCAGAGACAGTTTTTGGTCACTTTCTCGTGACGATCTGCGTGCTGCAATGGCAGGGATTCGGAACGTCTCGAATCCTTGGATTTGAGACGCGGTGCCGCGCGGTGTTCGAGGTCAGCGGATGGCGACAAACTCCCGCGGTGAATAGAGCTTTCCGAATCGGCATCGGAAGCTCGCGATGACGTCGAGGTCGTTGGCGTCCACGGCCCACATGCACGGGTCTGTGTGACGCCCGCTACCCTCCCTCCAGGCGTCGAACCTCGCGGCACTCCACCACGTGCCGTCAGGTGACGCCGCCCAGCGGTACAACGTCGTCGGGATGTCGTTGGCCGTCAGGGGCCGGTAGTCCTCGACCTCGTAGCTCAACCGCGGATGTCCGTCGATCCACTCCGAGTCGGTGGCGACGAGATCCGCGTGCACGGGACCTACGTCGCGTAGGGCTGCGAGGACATCGGGAGGTGGCGTGCCGTACTGGCTCTTGACTGCGAGCACGGCATCGACCACGGCGTCGCGGCCCAGTGGGCGTGCGTCGGCGGTGGCGAGTCGCATCGTGAACGGGATGAGAGTCACGTCGTCACCCGTTCTGGTGGCAGAGCTGTGCGACGTCGAGGATTCGCCTGCGGCTTGGTGCGACGAATGACACCGCCATAGACACCCCAGACGCGGTGCCGGTGCTCCGCCTTCCCGTACTCGCTGCACTGCACCAGGACCGGGCAGGAGTCGCAGATCTTCCTGAGCACGGCATCATGGTCGGCGGTCTCGGAGATGAACCTCTCGTCACCATTGCACGAGGGGGTGTTAGCGGTCAGAGCGATCTGGAGGGCTTGCCAGGCGGTGGCGGCGCTCATCGGCCCAAGAACACTTCTCGAAGCTGCGTGAGCTGATTCGGAGCGAGCCCGATCATCTCGCGCATGCCCTGAGGGCGGACCACGAGGACCACTACACGTCCGGCCTCGCGGCTACTGTCGAGGTAGGCGAGAACCGCGACCTGCCGCGATGTGCGGACCATGACGTCGGCGGGGATGCGGATGTCGTGATCGCCTAGTCGAATCCAGGGGCCTGAGGTGCTGCGGAATCGAGGGGTCACGAGCTTGATGCCGTGCAGTGACGTGGCCTGCATGAGGCCGTTCAGCGCTTCCTGCATCGTCGCGGCGTCTTGCGGGCGCTGCGGTGCCGTGGGAGGCGCGGAGGGCCGCACAGGCGGTGCGACAGGCCCAGCCTGGACGGGCTGCTGCTGCGCCTCCTGCTTCGGCTGAGAGTACCCGGGCTCGTTGCGCCCACTGACTCGGAAGGCATGAATCTTGCGACCTGCGCGGCTCGTCTTCACGGTTCGCTCCCTGCTGTCGATGATGTGGACCGACCCCCGCGCTCAGTCCCAACTTTTGATCGTTTGGTCACGGGGGCCGGGGCTTGTGAGTCCCGATCCCCGCCGACCTGAAATCGGCGCATGCGTGCTCGGCGGGGATCGGGACGGGCGGGGGACGCCTCTCGCGACGCGGCGGGCGTCCCCCTTGTGCGGAGGGCGGATCGAGTCGCCCTTATCCGCGCCTCGTCGCTGGCGAAGGTCCGAGCAAGGTCCAAGGAACCGGCGACGAGGAGATCGTGAGCTAGGGCGGCGGGCGGAGGTGATCGCCGCGCACGAGTCGGGTGAAGTGATCGAGCCCGAGAATCACGAACGACTCGGAGATGTCCTTGTTGGACCTGTACTGCACGAAGGCGGAGACCTCGGCACCGTTGATCGCTCCAGCGCGGCGGGCTCCATCGAGATCCACTGCGAGCCGGTGCGTCAGTCGGCTGGAGACGTCGAGGTGCACTCCCGGGAGTCCGGCGACGTCGGGGGCGAAGGTGTGGTCCAGTGAGTCGCTGATGCGCGGGTGGTACGGCTTGGCCACGGCGTCAAAGCCTTCGCGGTCGAGGTAGCTCGCGATCAGCTCGCGGACAACTACCGCGATGGCTCGATTCTGGTTTCCTGCGGCGACGCTCATCGCTTTACCCCGGGTTCCTGTGCGACATAGTGCGACACGTGACGCACCCCGCCCTTCGCCAGAGCCTCCTGCTGCGCCTCGGCTGCGGCGATGGACGGGTCCGGGGTGCTGCTGATGATCGTGCTGGTGAGCGGCGCGGGGCCGAACCGCTCATGTACGGTCTGGAGGGCTGCTGCGCGCCGTTCGGGATCTGCCTCGGCCCATGCGGCCTTGCGTGCGTCCTCGCGCTGCTCGCGCCAATCACTGTCTCCCACGGCCCCCCACGTCGGCGTGCCCTCGGGTGCGCGGCCCAGCCGGAATCGAACCTCACCCCACCGCTCGATCTGCGCCGCGTCGTCACCGAGGAGCGACATCCACGAGTTGCCAAACGTGTCGCGGGAGGCGTCGATCATGTTCTGCGTCACGATGATGTTCTCGCCCGCCTTGGTGATGTGCGCCGTGGACATGAAGCCGTTGCCCACGCTGATCGTGACGCCGGTCTTCAGCGCGTGGAAGGTGTCAGCCGGTCGCACGGGAAGCTCTGCGCTCGCCGCCTGCTTGCGGTCGGCTACCTCGGCACGTAGCCGATCCAGACGCTCGCGAGGGGTCTCAATTGTGTGCGTCACGCGCTTACCTCTATTTCTCGATTCGAGCTGGGGGCCAGCTCTCGGATGCGGTCGGCCCAGTCGTGCCGGTTGCGGCTGGTCATCACATCGATGATCGTCTCGGCCAGCTCGGGATGCTCGCGCACGGTCGTCGCGAGGATGCTCAGGGCGTCTGTCGCGTCCTGGATCGACTCCGCGATATCGGCCCCCAGGGTGTCGAGGGGAGCCAGCACAGCGAGGACGCGAGCCTCTGCCTGCCCGGCGTGAAGGGCCGTCTTGTGATCGCCCTTGGCCTCGGCTGCTGCACGGGTGTCTCGTGCGTGGTCTGCGACATCGATCAGACGGCCTGCGAGGGTGAGCCCTGGAGCGCCGTCCACCTCTGCCACTGCTGCGCGAGCTGCTGCGGTGAGGTGATCGCGCACGTGGCGACGTACGGACTCGGGAGCAAGGCCGTGGTGCCCCGCAACGCCTCGGATCGAGGAGGTGCCCGCCGTCAGGTCGAACTCGATCTGTGTGCGGTCGGGATGGGAGCACAGCACACAGCGACGCCCGGGGCGGGCTGTGGTGATCGCTGTCGTTTCCATGTCACCAGGGATATCGGCACATCCCCGCATTCGATTGGACTTAGAGCTGGGATGGGCGCTGAAAGAGTGCGTTCGCGCTAACCGCCGTAGTGCACAGCTCACCATTAGATCCGGATCATCCCCACTCGCTCGCGAGGGTCACGGTGGTGATCACCCCCCCCTGGGCTAGAGCGAACTAGCACCAAAGGGGAGGTCGGCGTCACGTATGGAGCCAAACACTCGGCCAATGCATGCCGACGAACCGTTGGGTCAACTGAGGGTCGTGCGCTGGATGGTCCACGCCCGGGCTCGCCTTTACCGTGGACCCGACTACCTCATCGGGGTGGCCATCTTGTAGCGCTGTCGCCTACAGCGGGTCTCAGGCGGTCGTCCTGTCGCGTCACGTGTTCGGTTGTCCAGCACTTCTACTCCGAGGAGCAGATCGACCCGCCCGTCTTGGGTCACGCATTGTCATCCCGTGAGGGAGAGGGGCTGAGACTCGGTTTCGGTCGGGAGTCTCACGAGCGACCAGAAGGTGTGTTCACTTCCGGTCTGGATACGTCCCCGGCATCTCGGCTGGACTCTGCCGAACGGTCGCTACTGCCGTCGGCTGTCAGGGCCAGAGTAGGACCGGCAACCAGATAATCCAAGCTCTCCACGAAACTCGTTGACTCTGCACACTACATAGCGGGCTTGCTCTGTAGGGTTCGTCAATAAGTGCGCATCACGCGCTAGCGGCTCAATTCCAGAAACGACGAAGTGCCCTCTCCATGTGTTGGTGACAGCCGACGACTGGAGAGGGCACTGCGACGATCCTAACGCAGATGCGTGTTGATTTATACGCGCTAACCTGGGGTATTTATTGAGTGTCACGCGCTAACCGATGCGACGGGAAGTCGCATGCAGACTCGCTCATGATCTGTTGCTGCCAGACTCTACCCATGATCGGGGACTCAGTGCCGTGGCGCGAGGAGCTTCAGAAGTCGGCCAGGAGGCTGCTCCGCTGGAACACGCAACAGCGTTGGACGCATCGGACCTACTTCCTCGCCGAGAAGGACGTCATGATGGGGGCGTACGCGATCCGCCGACTGATCGACTCCGGCAAGACGTCGTCGCTGCTCGGGGCTCGACGTTACCCCGTGGTGCATTATCCGCTCGTGGGTCGCGTACCGAGGGTGCTGGACCGATTCAGCCCCGACGAGTTCTACAACCTCGACAAGCCAACGCGCTCTCAGATCGACGTCGCTCGCCTGTGCAACCAGATCATCCACAGCTTCGTGTTTCAGATCTTCCTCACTGACGAGGGCACCACGTCGGTGATGTTCGTCTCGGATCGGGACCGCGCGCAACGGCTCCACAGCATCAGCTTCGAGGTCATCGCGGACCTCTTCAGCTACGTGGCCCGCGAGGACCTGCTGCACAGAGAGAGCACCCTGCTCGACGGCGAAGAGAAGATCACGAACGTCTCGAATCACGATCTCGTGGAGTCGGGGCGGGCGGTCTACGAGGACGACGAGCGGGTCTTCATAGTCCGACACGACTAGCCGCGCTCGCCGCGTCTCAGTCAGGATGTAGTCAGGATGCGTCTGGGAACGTCCGTGATCGGGCGTAGCGACTCGTTTTCAGATTTAACCTTTTGAACTGGGTTTTCCCCAGGTATCCACACGCGCACGATAACGGTCCATCACGCTCGATTCCGCCCCTGGACGAACAGTGGGTTCTCGGTTCAAGTCCGAGGGGGTGCACGGATCAGCCTCGGAGACTCTCGCCAGTTTCCGGGGCTTTTCTGCTTTCTCTCCGGCAGTGTCAGCTCGACGTAGAGTTCAGACATGGAAACCACGCCCGATCACATCTCCGAGCTTTCACCGGAAGAGGTCTTCGTGTTCGGTTCGAACGCGGACGGGCTCCATGGCGGCGGTGCGGCGCGGGTCGCGCACCAACTCTTCGGCGCGGTGTGGGGCGAGGGGCATGGACACCACGGTCAGAGCTACGCCATCGACACCATGAGTGGGTTGGACGTGCTCGCGCGGGAGACGCGTATCTTCGTCGACTACGCGTCGGAGCATCCGGAGCTGCGATTTCTGCTGACGTCCGTCGGGTGCGGGATCGCGGGGTACACGCCGCAGCAGGTGGCGCCGCTCTTCCACGGACTCCCGGAGAACGTGACCGTTCCCACGTCCTTCGCGCCGTACCTCTGACCTCCAGCCGTCAGGAGCCAGGCCGCCTCGCCGATCAGCATGGCCGCGAGACCCGCCCCGGCCAGGCCAGCAGCACGAGCCCCTCTCGTTCCAGCTCGCCGACCCATCGCGTGATGCCCGGCTGGGTCGTCAGATGTGCGACGACCGCCCTACCGCCCCACCGCCCTACCGCCGTGCGCTCGCGATTCGCGCCGAGAGCTGATGCGCGTGCGCGAGCAGCGTGCGACCGAGGTCCGCGATGCGGTCAGGGCCGAACCGGAACTCGACTCCGGTGAGGCTCAGCGCCCATTCCGGCCGGCCG
This genomic window contains:
- a CDS encoding WhiB family transcriptional regulator, whose amino-acid sequence is MSAATAWQALQIALTANTPSCNGDERFISETADHDAVLRKICDSCPVLVQCSEYGKAEHRHRVWGVYGGVIRRTKPQANPRRRTALPPERVTT
- a CDS encoding site-specific integrase, encoding MSSTKVWIADRWKGAKTGPGLRWRVVWIDPDTNRERSQSFRKKPEAEAHQTFMENSLRENSYTSPEIAAMTVADAVEAWMNSKKNPGEASRGTYRARIDNYVLPRWGKTRLSAVKRTDIDMWVSALQDGSAARRQGMEGAQGPLAPRTTKAVLVPFIAALRFAVQEGWIRRNPASGVETPRTESEPVIFLTYAQLEKLIEAMRATATAQDALLVGIMGNIGLRPGEAFALDVGDVDLTRRRLSISKTWTVNGSAKPIIGTSPKTSSGNREVPIPPHLVDDLRAQIGKRPKTAPLFVNREGNHESPGNWRNRQWKRATEAAKTPAGLTPKGLRHTAASLAIAAGADVLMVQKMLGHADAKETLNTYAKLFPDRMDEVTEKMTKARDRALRKGRKSQDKS
- a CDS encoding AlpA family transcriptional regulator, with product MTNDNASSRLLTPRDASRYLGRSVAALAQLRYRGTGPRFIHAGGRVRYRQSDIDVWLQAGERDAT
- a CDS encoding recombinase family protein, with translation MTTSKSFGYARVSTTSQTNDRQLDRLTEAGIDRADIFEDKISGARQSRPGLDDLLSRVRPGDTITVASMDRLGRSALHVLSTLADLEERDIIVKSLKPGEDFTGPTGKLVRAVMTHVAEWERSMNAERVAEARAARAARAKDGEQIAGRPISAMTAENVRKIRQHKAKGRTVAEIVKLTGISRASVYRALAD